AGGTTGATGGCGATGCGCGTCAGCCAGGTGCCCAGCCGGGACTCGCCCCGGAACTGGGCCAGCGAGTGGTGCAGGCGGATGAAGACTTCCTGCCCCACATCGTCGGCGTCGGGACCTTCCCCCAGCATGCCTGTCACCACGGTCGCCACGCGGCTCTCGTAGGCTTCCACCAGCAGTCGAAAGGACTCGCTGTCGCCGTCCAGCGCAGCCTGGACCCAGTCCCGTTCCTGCTCTTCGCGGCTGGCGTCCCATTCGACCTGCATCGTTCCGTCCTGTTTGAAGGGCTGCCTGTCTGCCTCAGCGCGCGGCCCGGCGGCGCCGGCCACCCGCGGCCGGCGCTTCGTCACGGGCCTTGGACGCCGCGGTTCGCCGGCCCATTCCCGCCTCGCCCCGGCTCAGGGGGAGCCCGGGGGCTTCCTTACTTTGCCTGCAGCAAGGGAGGAATCATGACGGGTCTGCAAATGTACAGCACGGCCTGGTGCGGGGATTGCCGGGCGCTCAAGCGCTTCCTGGACGCCGAGGGCGTGGACTACGAAGAGATCGACATCGACGCCCGGCCCGCCGCGGCGGAGGAGCTGGTGGCGGCCACGGGCAAGCGCGGCATTCCCTACCTGAAATGGCAGGGCGCCTTCCACAAGGCCTATCCATTGGAT
This genomic stretch from Candidatus Delongbacteria bacterium harbors:
- a CDS encoding glutaredoxin family protein; translation: MTGLQMYSTAWCGDCRALKRFLDAEGVDYEEIDIDARPAAAEELVAATGKRGIPYLKWQGAFHKAYPLDAAALRVWLRERGLLEQGRP